A portion of the Parasedimentitalea marina genome contains these proteins:
- a CDS encoding 4Fe-4S dicluster domain-containing protein produces the protein MTELPLATTRKMGLVIDLDTCVGCHACVISCKGWNTENYGAPLSDQDPYGGDPSGTFLNRVHSFEVQPPACDSQPAPAAQLVHFPKSCLHCEDAPCVTVCPTGASYKRVEDGIVLVNESDCIGCGLCAWSCPYGARELDLAAGVMKKCTLCVDRIYNDNLPEEDRIPSCVRTCPSGARHFGDLGDPESDVSKLVAEREGFDLMPEMGTKPVNKYLPPRPKDQIEDQIDILAPLLAPVAEQGDGFLGWLDKALDKLPGGAN, from the coding sequence ATGACCGAACTCCCCCTCGCCACCACCCGCAAAATGGGTCTGGTCATCGACCTGGACACCTGCGTCGGCTGCCATGCCTGTGTGATATCCTGCAAGGGCTGGAACACCGAAAACTACGGCGCTCCGCTTAGCGATCAGGACCCCTACGGCGGCGATCCGTCAGGCACCTTCCTGAACCGGGTGCACTCGTTTGAGGTACAGCCGCCGGCCTGCGATTCCCAACCTGCCCCTGCCGCACAGCTGGTCCACTTCCCCAAATCCTGCCTGCATTGCGAGGACGCGCCCTGCGTCACCGTCTGTCCCACCGGCGCCAGCTACAAACGGGTCGAGGACGGCATCGTCCTGGTCAACGAAAGCGATTGTATCGGCTGCGGGCTCTGCGCCTGGTCCTGCCCCTACGGCGCCCGCGAGCTGGATCTGGCCGCAGGTGTGATGAAAAAATGCACCCTCTGCGTCGACCGGATCTATAACGACAACCTCCCCGAGGAAGACCGCATTCCATCTTGTGTGCGCACTTGCCCATCAGGCGCGCGGCACTTTGGCGATCTTGGCGATCCCGAAAGCGATGTGTCCAAACTGGTCGCCGAACGCGAAGGTTTTGATCTGATGCCGGAAATGGGCACCAAACCCGTCAACAAATACCTGCCACCGCGCCCCAAGGACCAGATTGAAGATCAAATCGACATCCTCGCCCCCCTCTTGGCCCCGGTCGCCGAACAGGGCGATGGTTTCCTGGGCTGGCTGGACAAGGCCCTCGACAAACTTCCCGGAGGAGCAAACTGA
- a CDS encoding dimethyl sulfoxide reductase anchor subunit family protein, producing MHPAPSVILFTTLSGFGFGLLFFLGLGLPDVSGGVAFVFFAIAYALAVGGLLASTFHLGHPERAMKAFSQWKTSWLSREGCCAVAALLVMGLYAIGPVFLNTVWPVIGLIGAGLSLATVFTTSMIYTQLKTIPRWNIPLTPALFLGYALAGGALLAGQETLATALLIIAGAIQLAYWAKGDQAFAASGTSLGTATGLGDRGTVRAFEPPHTGTNYLLREFVHVVGRKHSQKLRIIGFALGFALPLLLLVLPFDGLVLKHIMALVAVLSHLAGVACTRWLFFAEAEHVVGLYYGKR from the coding sequence ATGCATCCTGCACCTTCTGTTATTCTCTTCACCACCCTGTCCGGGTTTGGCTTTGGCCTGCTGTTCTTCCTTGGCCTTGGCCTGCCCGATGTATCGGGGGGAGTTGCCTTTGTGTTCTTTGCCATCGCCTATGCGCTGGCGGTGGGCGGATTGCTGGCCTCGACCTTTCACCTTGGCCACCCCGAGCGCGCCATGAAGGCGTTCAGTCAGTGGAAAACCAGCTGGCTCAGCCGCGAAGGCTGCTGCGCGGTGGCGGCCCTGCTGGTGATGGGGCTCTATGCCATCGGTCCGGTGTTCTTGAATACGGTCTGGCCGGTGATCGGGTTGATCGGCGCTGGCCTTAGCCTGGCGACGGTCTTCACCACCTCGATGATCTACACCCAGCTGAAAACGATCCCGCGCTGGAACATACCGCTGACCCCAGCCCTGTTCCTTGGCTACGCACTTGCGGGCGGCGCCTTGTTGGCGGGTCAGGAAACACTGGCAACAGCTTTGCTGATCATCGCGGGCGCCATTCAGCTGGCTTATTGGGCCAAAGGCGATCAGGCCTTTGCCGCCTCGGGGACCTCGCTTGGCACCGCAACGGGTCTTGGCGATCGCGGCACTGTTCGCGCGTTTGAGCCACCACATACTGGAACCAACTACCTGCTGCGTGAATTCGTGCATGTGGTGGGGCGCAAGCACAGCCAAAAACTGCGCATCATTGGGTTTGCCCTTGGGTTTGCCCTGCCACTATTGCTACTGGTGCTGCCCTTCGATGGCTTGGTGCTAAAGCACATAATGGCGCTTGTTGCGGTACTGTCCCATCTGGCCGGTGTCGCCTGCACCCGCTGGCTGTTCTTTGCCGAGGCCGAGCATGTGGTCGGTCTGTACTACGGCAAACGTTGA
- a CDS encoding molybdopterin oxidoreductase family protein, which produces MAHSQPQLDTSPHVSDEIRKTTCYMCACRCGINVHMKDGKVAYIEGNRDHPVNKGVLCAKGSAGIMQVNAPSRLKSPLKRVGPRGSGEFVEISWDEAISTAVGWLNELHETAPHKLAFFTGRDQSQSFTSFWAQNFGTPNYAAHGGFCSVNMAAAGIYTMGGAFWEFGQPDWDHTKLFMMFGVAEDHDSNPIKAGLGKIKARGAKVIGVNPIRSGYNAIADEWVGITPGTDGLFILSLIHVLMKAGKIDLDYLSRYTNAPVLVNAAEGPEQGLFLRDADGKPLVIDRKTGDLTAFDKPGVRPDLSATYEKDGITHRPVFHQMADRYLSDDYAPEAVAERCGIPAQRIRAIGAEIARVAFDEAIELDLEWTDFRGEVHKKMTGRPVSFHAMRGISAHANGFQTCRALHVLQILLGTVEVPGGFRFKPPYPKPAEAHPAPHCNGRPGQPLDGPHLGFVQGPEHLALKDDGSPARIDKAFTWENPMSSHGLMHMVISNAYAGDPYRINTLFMYMANMSWNSSMNTTGVMEMLSARNDDGGYVIPHIIYSDAYNSEMVSYADLILPDTTYLERHDCISLLDRPICEADAAADAIRWPVIEPDRDVRGFQSVLVELANRMQLPGFTHADGSPKWKDYADYIVNHERKPGIGPLAGFRGADGDKVGRGEVNPEQLDKYIENGGFFVEHIPTEASYYKPWNTAYQDWAVGMGIFDSPQPYLFQLYVEPMRKFQLAAEGHGDRQPPDHLRPQIKHTMDPLPIWYETDQQGNEGYTINALTQRPMAMYHSWGGQNAWLRQLHGRNPLYAPTKLMRDNGLQDGDWAKVSSPHGEITVPVMEMAALNDNTVWTWNAIGKRKGTWALDEDAPEATKGFLLNHLIHELLPPKGDGMRWSNSDPITGQAAWFDLKVKLEKAAAPDDLEQSKPDIPPLKSPIDSGPNELKWKVGK; this is translated from the coding sequence ATGGCTCATTCTCAGCCCCAGCTTGATACCTCGCCGCATGTTTCGGACGAGATCCGCAAGACAACCTGCTACATGTGCGCCTGTCGCTGTGGCATCAATGTGCACATGAAGGACGGCAAAGTTGCCTATATCGAGGGCAACCGCGATCACCCGGTCAACAAAGGCGTGCTTTGCGCCAAAGGCTCGGCCGGCATCATGCAGGTCAACGCGCCCTCACGGCTTAAGTCACCGCTGAAACGAGTGGGCCCGCGCGGTTCCGGTGAATTCGTCGAAATTTCCTGGGATGAGGCGATCAGCACTGCCGTTGGCTGGCTGAACGAGCTGCACGAGACCGCACCGCACAAGCTGGCGTTTTTCACCGGCCGCGATCAATCGCAAAGCTTCACCTCGTTCTGGGCACAAAACTTTGGCACCCCCAACTACGCGGCGCATGGTGGCTTTTGCTCGGTCAATATGGCGGCGGCTGGTATCTACACAATGGGCGGTGCATTTTGGGAGTTCGGCCAACCCGACTGGGACCACACCAAGCTGTTCATGATGTTCGGCGTGGCCGAAGATCACGACAGCAACCCGATTAAGGCCGGTCTGGGCAAGATTAAAGCGCGCGGCGCCAAGGTGATTGGCGTCAACCCGATCCGCTCGGGCTATAACGCCATTGCCGACGAATGGGTCGGCATCACACCGGGCACCGACGGGTTATTCATCCTGTCACTGATCCACGTGCTTATGAAAGCGGGTAAGATTGATCTGGACTACCTGAGCCGCTATACCAATGCGCCAGTGCTGGTAAATGCCGCTGAAGGCCCGGAACAGGGTCTGTTTTTGCGCGACGCCGACGGCAAACCGCTGGTCATAGATCGCAAAACCGGCGACCTTACCGCCTTTGATAAACCCGGCGTGCGGCCAGATTTGTCCGCCACTTACGAAAAAGACGGCATCACCCACCGCCCGGTGTTCCACCAAATGGCCGACCGCTACCTCAGCGACGACTACGCCCCCGAGGCAGTGGCCGAACGCTGCGGCATCCCGGCCCAACGCATCCGCGCCATTGGCGCCGAAATCGCCCGCGTCGCCTTTGACGAGGCGATCGAACTGGATCTGGAGTGGACCGATTTTCGCGGCGAGGTCCACAAGAAAATGACAGGCCGCCCGGTCAGCTTCCACGCCATGCGCGGTATCTCGGCCCATGCCAACGGCTTCCAGACTTGCCGCGCGTTGCATGTGCTGCAGATCCTGCTGGGCACCGTCGAGGTCCCCGGTGGTTTCCGCTTCAAACCGCCCTATCCCAAACCCGCCGAGGCCCACCCCGCGCCGCATTGTAACGGCCGTCCCGGACAACCGCTCGACGGGCCACACTTGGGCTTTGTCCAGGGGCCCGAACATCTGGCGCTAAAGGACGACGGCAGTCCGGCCCGGATTGACAAGGCCTTCACCTGGGAAAACCCGATGTCCAGCCATGGGCTGATGCATATGGTGATCTCAAACGCCTATGCGGGCGATCCCTACAGGATCAACACCCTGTTCATGTATATGGCCAACATGTCGTGGAACTCGTCGATGAACACCACCGGCGTGATGGAGATGCTGTCGGCGCGCAATGACGATGGCGGTTATGTCATCCCGCACATCATCTATTCCGACGCCTATAACTCGGAAATGGTCAGCTACGCCGACCTGATCCTGCCCGACACCACCTATCTGGAGCGCCACGACTGCATCTCGCTGCTGGACCGGCCAATCTGCGAGGCCGATGCCGCCGCAGACGCCATCCGCTGGCCGGTGATCGAACCCGACCGCGACGTGCGCGGCTTTCAGTCAGTTCTTGTCGAACTGGCGAACCGCATGCAACTGCCCGGATTCACTCACGCAGACGGCAGCCCCAAATGGAAAGACTACGCCGATTACATCGTCAACCACGAGCGCAAGCCAGGCATCGGCCCATTGGCAGGCTTTCGCGGGGCAGATGGCGACAAGGTCGGCCGCGGCGAGGTCAACCCCGAGCAATTGGACAAATACATCGAAAACGGCGGCTTCTTCGTCGAACACATCCCGACCGAAGCCAGCTATTACAAACCCTGGAACACCGCCTATCAGGACTGGGCGGTGGGCATGGGCATTTTTGATAGCCCGCAGCCCTATCTGTTCCAGCTCTATGTGGAACCCATGCGCAAGTTCCAGCTGGCCGCCGAAGGCCACGGCGACCGTCAACCGCCGGATCACCTGCGCCCGCAGATCAAACACACAATGGACCCGCTTCCAATCTGGTATGAAACCGACCAACAGGGCAACGAAGGCTATACCATCAATGCGCTGACCCAGCGACCCATGGCCATGTACCACTCCTGGGGCGGCCAGAACGCCTGGCTGCGTCAGTTGCACGGCCGCAACCCGCTCTATGCGCCAACCAAACTAATGCGCGACAACGGCTTACAAGATGGCGATTGGGCCAAGGTCTCATCGCCGCACGGTGAAATCACCGTACCGGTGATGGAGATGGCAGCGCTGAACGACAACACCGTCTGGACCTGGAACGCCATCGGCAAACGCAAAGGCACCTGGGCCCTGGACGAAGACGCCCCCGAGGCCACCAAGGGTTTCCTGCTCAACCACCTGATCCATGAATTGCTACCGCCAAAAGGTGATGGCATGCGCTGGTCAAACTCGGACCCAATCACCGGTCAGGCCGCCTGGTTCGACCTGAAGGTAAAACTGGAAAAAGCCGCTGCGCCTGACGATCTGGAGCAAAGCAAACCGGACATCCCTCCGCTGAAATCCCCGATCGACTCTGGCCCCAATGAGCTGAAGTGGAAGGTTGGCAAATGA